The sequence below is a genomic window from Nostoc flagelliforme CCNUN1.
TTTCTATTAATTCTCCATAAAAGTAACGGATGAACCATACTTACTTCATCTGTAGTGTTGGCATTTTCCCTTTGAAAAAATCAAAATTTACACCCAAAGGACAGTTTGCCAGTTCAATAAAGGCAAGTATCTGTTTGCTACAGTCGGGGTGAAAAATACTAAGCTGGTAGATAGCACGTTTAAACTTTAGCGGAAATTCGGAATCGCATTCATCGGCGGTTTAGAATTCCCCATTGGCGAACTACCTGTAATTACATTATGTTTGATGCTCTATCTGACCGTTTAGAAGCCGCCTGGAAAAAACTGCGGGGACAGGACAAAATTTCTCAATCCAACATTCAAGATGCATTGCGCGAAGTGCGCCGCGCCTTGTTGGAAGCAGATGTCAATCTCCAGGTAGTCAAAGATTTTATTAGTGAAGTCGAAGCCAAGGCACAGGGAGCCGAGGTGGTTACTGGCGTGCGACCTGATCAACAGTTCATCAAAATTGTTTACGATGAATTGGTGCGGGTGATGGGAGAAGAAAATGTTCCCATCGCAGAAGCCCAGGAACAGCCTACTATAGTGCTAATGGCTGGGTTGCAAGGTACTGGTAAAACCACAGCTACCGCTAAGTTAGCCTTACATCTGAGAAAATTAGATCGTAGCTGTTTGTTGGTGGCGACAGACGTATATCGCCCAGCAGCGATCGACCAGCTGGTGACGTTAGGTAAGCAAATTGACGTACCAGTATTTGAACTAGGAAGCGATGCAGATCCCATAGAAATTGCTCGACAGGGCGTAGAACGCGCTAGGGCAGAAGGTGTAAATACAGTAATTATTGATACTGCTGGTCGTCTGCAAATTGACGAAGATATGATGGCGGAATTAGCCCGCATCAAAGCAACTGTCCAACCCCATGAAACTCTGTTGGTGGTGGACGCGATGACTGGTCAAGAGGCAGCCAATCTTACCCGTACCTTCCATGAGCAGATAGGAATTACTGGGGCGATTCTCACCAAGATGGATGGTGATAGCCGTGGTGGTGCAGCGCTGTCAGTGCGAAAGATTTCGGGAGCGCCAATTAAATTTGTGGGCGTGGGTGAGAAAGTCGAGGCACTGCAACCGTTTTATCCCGATCGCATGGCATCCCGAATTTTGGGAATGGGCGATGTGCTAACTCTAGTAGAAAAAGCCCAGGAAGAGTTCGATTTAGCAGACGCTGAGAAAATGCAGGAGAAAATCTTGTCAGCGAAGTTTGACTTTACTGACTTTCTCAAGCAGTTACGGATGCTAAAGAACATGGGTTCTCTGGGAGGCTTCATCAAGATGATTCCAGGGATGAATAAGCTCTCAGACGATCAGCTCAAGCAGGGAGAAACCCAGCTGAAACGCTGTGAGGCAATGATTAACTCCATGACTCGCCAAGAACGCCATGACCCCGATTTATTAGCCAGTTCTCCCAGTCGGCGGCGGCGGATTGCTGCTGGCTCCGGCTATAGAGAGTCAGATGTGACTAAACTGGTAGGTGATTTCCAAAAAATGCGATCGCTCATGCAGCAAATGGGTCAAGGTGGCTTCCCTGGAATGCCAGGAATGTTCGGCGGTGGCGGCATGGGCAACGCCTTCGCAGGCGCAGGCAATCGTCCCCCAGCCCCCGGATGGCGGGGTTACGGTGGTGATGCCACAGGTACGAAAAAGAAAAAACCCAAAGATAAAAAGAAAAAAGGCTTCGGTAATCTTTAGTTATTGGGCATTGGGAATGGGGCATGGGGCATTGGTAATTTGCTAATGACTAATGACCAATGACTAATGACCAATGACCAATGACCAATAGCACCAAATGCTAGACGAGTGCTAAAATTAGCATTTCGGCATACTTACCAATTAGGAGAATGATTCTTTAACCATGATCAAACTGCGCTTGAAGCGATTCGGTAAAAAACGGGAAGCAAGTTACCGCATTATCGCCATTAACAACCTCGCTCGCCGCGATGGTCGTCCCTTAGAAGAGTTGGGATTCTACAACCCCAGAACCGATGAAGTGCGACTAGATGTTCCCGGCATCGTCAAGCGACTACAACAAGGCGCTCAACCCAGTGACACCGTCCGTCGCATTTTAGTAAAAGCCAATGTTTTTGAACAGGTCAGTGCCACACCTACAGCCGCATCATAATTCGGGAACAATATCCCCAACAGCTAGTCCCAACTATGTTGGGCTGGTTCGGTTTTTAGTGCAGCCGTTTTTGGAATCTCCAGAAACTTTAAGCGTCGATTGTGAAATTTCTCAGGCCCTCAACCGGGCTTGGATTCGCATCGCCTTTGAAAGCACGGATAAAGGGAAAGTGTTTGGTCGAGGGGGACGCAATATTCAGGCGATTCGTACAGTAATTGCCGCAGCCGCAGCCGCAACTGGGCAATCAGTATATCTGGATATCTACGGCAGCACTACGCCGGGCCGCGAGGGTATGTCTTTTGATGAAGAGACAGAAGAGCGATCGCCACCGCCGACTAGGAGAGAACCGCGTGGAAATGATGGGCCTAAACCCATTGTTAAGCCCCGCCTCCGCTAGTTTCAAACTAGAGAGCAAGTCTGAGCGGTTGTCGTTACCTCCGCTCAGAATTTTTGTAAAGATGGAAAGTAGCAAAAAGATTTTTGGATCTTTTTTTGAACTCTTCACCGACGAGGCAGAGGGGCAGGGGGCAGGGAGCAGGGAGAAAGATACTGGAATTACCCTGCCACAAAGGTTAAAGAGCAACTAAATTTATTTATGTATGCCCAAAAGTAAAAGTATTTATTTCGAGATGTGTAACACGAGAAATAATACGTCCTTACTTTCAGCAGCCCTACATTCATGTATGGGGATTCCCCCCTGCTCGCCACCCCCTGCCCCTTTTCCTCTTTTTGACCAGGAGGGGCATACAGTTGTACGCCCCTACTGCCGATTTATTTGTTGCAAAGATTTTTCCAAAATGTAAATACTAAAAGCGTAATTTCGCTAAGGGCGAAAAAACATTAACCTTTGTCAAACACAGATCCTCACCAATTAAGAAATACTATGGCAGGTGCCTTAACAATTCAGCTGCCCAATATTCCCAGTGCGATCGCTCTTGCGGGAGATAGAGAAGAAAATCTCAAAATGCTATCTCGGCAAACAGGAGCCACTTTAGTGCTACGCGGACAGGAATTAGTGATTTCTGGTACTGAAGGGCAAATTGATCTGGCTTCTCGATTAGTGCGATCGCTTGAAGACCTCTGGATAAAAGGCAATACTATTTCCAGTGCCGATATTTTAACAGCTCGTCAAGCCATAGATAGCGATCGGCAAGGGGAACTACAAGATTTACAGCGAAATGTCCTCGCCAAAAGTCGCCGGGGCGAAGAAGTCCGTGCCAAAACCTTCCGCCAGCGTCAATATATTGATGCACTCCGTAGACGTGATCTCACCTTTGGTATTGGGCCTGCTGGTACTGGTAAGACTTATCTCGCTGTCGTTGTCGCCGTGCAAGCACTTCTTGCTAACGAGTTTGAAAAGCTAATTTTAACTCGCCCTGCCGTCGAAGCTGGTGAAAAACTTGGTTTTTTGCCTGGAGACTTACAGCAGAAAGTTAATCCCTATCTTCGCCCACTTTACGATGCTATTTATGAATTTATCGACCCAGAAAAAGTACCCAGCTTAATGGAACGCGGTGTAATTGAAGTCGCACCACTCGCCTATATGCGGGGACGCACCCTCAATAACGCTTTTGTAATTGTGGATGAAGCGCAAAATACTACACCCGCTCAAATGAAAATGGTTTTGACTCGTTTGGGTTTCCGTTCTCGGATGGTGATTACAGGCGACATGACACAAACAGATTTACCACTTCACCAACAATCTGGTTTAGGAGTAGCTTTACAAATTTTAAAACACGTTGAAGGCATTGCCTTTTGCGAATTTTCCCAAAAAGATGTCGTGCGCCATCCTTTAGTTCAGCGCATTGTTGCTGCTTATGAACAATACGAAAAATAGGGATTGGGAATTGGGCATGGGGCATGGGGCATGGGGCATTAATTAGGACTCATCGTTTAACTAACGACAAATAACAAATGACAAAGGACAAATGACAAATGGCCACAACATTGAAAGAATTTTTAGAAGCTTGTGAGACTTTAGGAACTTTGCGTTTAATTGTTACTAGCAGTGCTGCTGTATTAGAAGCACGAGGCAAAATAGAAAAGTTATTTTATGCAGAATTACCTAAAGGTAAATATGCGAATATGCATACTGAAGGCTTTGAATTTCACTTGAATATGGACAAAATCACTCAGGTGAAATTTGAAACAGGTGAAGCGAAAAGAGGCAATTTTACAACCTATGCTATTCGGTTTTTAGATGAGAAACAAGAGCCTGCTTTAAGCTTGTTTTTGCAATGGGGTAAACCTGGCGAATATGAACCAGGACAGGTGGAAGCTTGGCAGACTCTAAAAGAGAAATATGGTGACGTTTGGCAGCCTTTACCAGCAGAAATTTAAAGCTAAACTGATAGGGGTGCAGGAAATCGGATATCTGCACCGAACTGCTCCACATTAACGCTGCGATGAATCGGTAAAACATATTCTAAATTTTCGTGAGGGCGCGGAATAATATGATAAGAAATCACCTCGCCACCGTTAACTCGCAGCACCGCCTTTAGTCCTGCTGTCACTGCCACATTTACCTCGCCCACAACCCCCCGAATTAACACGGTAATTTGTCCCAAATCAGTATTTTCATAACCAACAAGGGTTACACGAGCAGCTTTACACATAGCATCTCCCACTTCCACTGCTGTGGGAACGCCATAAACCTCAATCATGCCTAGTGCCAATGTCATGCTATAACCATAGTTTGGGATTGTAAGGTCAAATATATTACTACAAAGTTTTAATGTTTTACACAAACTTATTTAATTTTTAATCGATAAATAATAAACGTTAAATACAAAACTGCTAATGCTTACAATAAAGGCGATTTGGAGTTTTTGGTTGCTGCTTTTATTCCTTTTGTGGGGTGGCGATGCTCTTGCAGGAGAGTTATCTGAACGGTTAGCAAATTTTCCTCAATGGGAAAAATTAACTTCCGTACAATCGGCTTCGGGTGATTTGGTTTACCCTGAATGGATGGCTGGTTCTTGGCAAGTTACAAGTACTTTGGTAGATTTAGCTGCACCTTTAGCACCAGATATCATAACGCCAGGATTTGAAGGTAATCGCCGACAATTAAATCAGCCTGTGAGTTTTGTAGTAAGATTTGTCAAAGAACAACCATATCTTTCTGGGTTAAAGATATTACCTCAGATAGATAAAAAATCCCCAATTCTAGTAGCAGATAGAGCGTTTAATAGCTTGAATTTGGCAAGAGCTTATTTAGGGGATGAAGCAGTGTTATTAGTGAAAGTAGATCCAGATTCACCTAATCGTCAGATTACGTTTTTGCGTAGCAGTCGCCAACTAGTTTCCATTGTGACTGCACGGGCTACAGAAACTACCCCTGATGGCAAGTTCATCACTACAGAAGTGTTTCAACAACTATTTAAAGGTGGTTCACGCCCCTATTTAAACTCTGTAGAATCTACCACCGCTTATCATAAACTTGCAACAGCTAATCCGGCAATTGAAGCAGATCAAGTTACTGCTGTCTATCTTTCGCCCCAAGATCCAGATTACTTTAAAGCTGGTTCTCGACCAGTTGCTCTCTATCGCTATCGCCTAGAATTTATCCCCGCACAAATGCCTACTACTCCAAAGGAGTGATTTAAACCTATAGCCCTTGACTACTGTGTAATACATTGTGTAGTATATAAATTCCAAGTTTACGATCGCGCTCTTGGACGGTGTGCATCATGGCCAAATTTCAAGATATTGTCAATTACTTTCGCTCTTATTGGAAGCAGAGTGTTTTCAGTATTACAGCATCTAGCATTTACGAAGTTATTGATTTAGTTGTACCTTACGCGATCGGGCAGATTTTAAACGTTTTGTCTAATCAACCTTTGGATAAACCACTTCAAAGTGCGATCGCAACTTTTTCGGACATCACCAATTACCCAGTTAATAAAACTCTATCTTTGGGTGTATTACTGGGTTTAATTTTCGTTGTGACGGTAGTCAGAGCGCCCACACAACCTTGGTTAACCAATTGGTTTCATTGGGATATAGCCTTCAGGTCGCGTCGAGAGAAAAACGAAACAGCGATCGCTAAAGTTCTTACTCTTCCACTAGAATTTTATGATGAAAATAACCCTGGACGCATTGCCGGAAGAGTAGCTAGAGGTATTTCCAATCACACTTTTAGTTATCCTGAAGTTGCCGGACAGTTGATTCCTAAACTGGCTCGTGTGCTGGGGATATTTGTGTTTATTTTGTTCATTGAGTGGCGGATTGCAATTTTATATCTAATTTCCTTTGTAATTATTCTCAGCTTCAGCTTGAAAAGTTTACAACAGCTAATTAGGTACGAAAGTCGTCTGGATAAGTATGGAGAGGACACCGAAAGCCGCACTTCCGAATTAATCACCAATATCAAAACGGTGAAAGCATTTGCTACAGAAGCTAGGGAACTGAAGCGGCAAAAGCAACGTTTGGATCGTGAACTAATGGTGCTTGATTATCGTATCCACAAAGGTTATACGATACTGGGTACTTGGCAAAGAACCGTAATTCAGTTTTGTGTATTTACAATTCTGGGTTTGACTTTAGCAGCAACACTAAATGGGAGAATTTCTATCGGTCACTTTGTCATGACCTTAACTCTTTCTAGCATGGCTTATGCCGAATTAGAACCCATTAGTAATTTGGCAGAAATTTTTGCCCGTCGTTATTCTCCTATGCTGCGGTTTCACGAATTTCTGCAAGAGCCAACTCCATCTGATTCAGCTAGTCTTTTAGAAGAGAGCAACCAGACAGAATCTCCATATAAATTTACTGGAAAAGTTGAGTTGTCCCACCTGACTTTTGGATATGATGCTAACCGTCAAGTTTTGCAAGATATTAACTTGTTGATTGAGCCATACCAAACAGTGGCATTAGTGGGGCGTTCCGGTTCTGGTAAGTCTACTTTAGTGAAATTGCTGTTGCGATATTTTGAACCTCAAGCAGGTCAAATTCTGATTGATGGCCAAGATATTCGGACTTTGAATGTGGGTAAATATAGACGAAGGCTAGCGATCGTTCACCAAGAAGTAGACGTTTTTAACGGTACTATATTGGATAACCTCACCTACGGCAGACCAAATGCTAGTTTGGAGCAGGTTCAAGAAGCCTGTAGAATTGCCAGAGTCGATGAAGTAGTGCAGCACTTACCAAAAGGTTATTACACCGTCGTGGGAGAACGAGGTGTCAGACTATCTGGAGGACAAAGACAACGGTTAGGAATTGCTAGGGCGTTGTTAGTAGAACCAGACGTACTGATTTTTGACGAAGCCACCTCTAGTTTAGATTATGAGTCTGAGCGTTCAATTCAGCTAGCGATGCGATCAATTCAGGGTACTTGCACCACCATTGTTATTGCCCACCGTTTAAGTACAGTGAGGGAAGCCGATAAAATTGTAGTTCTTGAGCAAGGAAAGATTGTAGAAGTGGGTAGCCACGATGAACTCTTGCGTCACGAGGGGATTTATCGCCGCTTGCACTCCCTGCAAGAAACAGGAGAACTCCTGAGTTAGGGGACATACAGATTTTGGATTTTGGATCTTATATTTTAGATTGACTCCACGAATCAATCAGCTTGATTAAATCGACCTTATTGACAACACAATAAGGTCGATTTTTTTCTAATTGTCTGCAAGAGTATTTGGTACAAAAATCGAAATTATGAGCCACCAGTCATGATGTATACAATATGTAATAATAGATGTTTACTGAATTGTGCCCGCTCAGTAATCGAAGTTTTCTCATAACAAAAAACTAAGATTTACTCTTATCTGCTTCTTTCTGTGCCGCCTCACTGTATTTCTTATAGAGTTGAGTACGAATCTTGGCTTCCTGATAACGGCTGTGTTTTTGTGGCACCTTACTCATTAAATCTGAAGCCCGTTGCCACTTAGCAGCTATCTCTAACCACTGAGTTGAGACTGTGGCTGTTTTACCAGATGCAGAAGCTTGGTTAGCAATTCGCACGGCTGTGGCAAATTGGTCATCAGACAGGTCAGAAAGGTTATTTTTAGCAGGACTAACTGGTGTTTGAACTTTCCTATTGCTCGTATTTTCTGGAGTTATAGATTTAGAAGTTTGTAATTGCATTAGGTTGCTCAGATTATTACCTAACTGGGCATAAACAACCCAACTAAGCAACAACAGTGAGCATAAACCAGCCACAGCTAATATCTTTGCTTTAGGCTTATTTTTGTGTTTTTCTTTGTTAATAAGTACTAAAGGACGAGAGACTTGAGTTCTAGGAAAATTTGGCTTTCCTAGTTCAGCTTGAGCTTCTGTGAAATCTGCAATCAATTGCTTTACAAGATTAGGCTGAATTAACGTAATTTCCTGTGACCAAAGCAATTGGTTGTCGCGATCGCTATCTATTTCCTTTAACCATAGTAATTGTTGTTCCCGAACAATCCGACTGTTGATATTGACTCGCCGAATGTGACGCGGCGCGATGGAATCAAGAATTTGCTGGATTTGTTCTACCAGGGGAGATTGCTCAAGTTGCTCTATTTTAGCCGCCTCGCACAGAAGCTGTAAGACACCATCAGAAAATATGGCTCTAGTTCTGACACCAGACTTGGCTAGCTTTTCGTTCAATAGTTGAATAATTGCAGCAACGCTACCTTGGTGAGCTTGCCAAACGATATCATTTATCCGGTCTACCACCTGAAATTTAGTGATAGCTCTTCCACCCTGACTGATTAACGTATTCATTAATTTAGGGACTCTTTTGTACTTACCTTGATCTTGTTTTCGATTTTACGAGTAAAAAGATGAGTTGCCAAATAAAATCATAAATATACAGCCTACCTTTTCGGTTCGGCAAGGATGCTCG
It includes:
- a CDS encoding KH domain-containing protein produces the protein MFLNRSVPHLQPHHNSGTISPTASPNYVGLVRFLVQPFLESPETLSVDCEISQALNRAWIRIAFESTDKGKVFGRGGRNIQAIRTVIAAAAAATGQSVYLDIYGSTTPGREGMSFDEETEERSPPPTRREPRGNDGPKPIVKPRLR
- the ffh gene encoding signal recognition particle protein is translated as MFDALSDRLEAAWKKLRGQDKISQSNIQDALREVRRALLEADVNLQVVKDFISEVEAKAQGAEVVTGVRPDQQFIKIVYDELVRVMGEENVPIAEAQEQPTIVLMAGLQGTGKTTATAKLALHLRKLDRSCLLVATDVYRPAAIDQLVTLGKQIDVPVFELGSDADPIEIARQGVERARAEGVNTVIIDTAGRLQIDEDMMAELARIKATVQPHETLLVVDAMTGQEAANLTRTFHEQIGITGAILTKMDGDSRGGAALSVRKISGAPIKFVGVGEKVEALQPFYPDRMASRILGMGDVLTLVEKAQEEFDLADAEKMQEKILSAKFDFTDFLKQLRMLKNMGSLGGFIKMIPGMNKLSDDQLKQGETQLKRCEAMINSMTRQERHDPDLLASSPSRRRRIAAGSGYRESDVTKLVGDFQKMRSLMQQMGQGGFPGMPGMFGGGGMGNAFAGAGNRPPAPGWRGYGGDATGTKKKKPKDKKKKGFGNL
- a CDS encoding ChuX/HutX family heme-like substrate-binding protein, yielding MATTLKEFLEACETLGTLRLIVTSSAAVLEARGKIEKLFYAELPKGKYANMHTEGFEFHLNMDKITQVKFETGEAKRGNFTTYAIRFLDEKQEPALSLFLQWGKPGEYEPGQVEAWQTLKEKYGDVWQPLPAEI
- a CDS encoding carbon dioxide-concentrating mechanism protein CcmK, encoding MTLALGMIEVYGVPTAVEVGDAMCKAARVTLVGYENTDLGQITVLIRGVVGEVNVAVTAGLKAVLRVNGGEVISYHIIPRPHENLEYVLPIHRSVNVEQFGADIRFPAPLSV
- a CDS encoding PhoH family protein — its product is MAGALTIQLPNIPSAIALAGDREENLKMLSRQTGATLVLRGQELVISGTEGQIDLASRLVRSLEDLWIKGNTISSADILTARQAIDSDRQGELQDLQRNVLAKSRRGEEVRAKTFRQRQYIDALRRRDLTFGIGPAGTGKTYLAVVVAVQALLANEFEKLILTRPAVEAGEKLGFLPGDLQQKVNPYLRPLYDAIYEFIDPEKVPSLMERGVIEVAPLAYMRGRTLNNAFVIVDEAQNTTPAQMKMVLTRLGFRSRMVITGDMTQTDLPLHQQSGLGVALQILKHVEGIAFCEFSQKDVVRHPLVQRIVAAYEQYEK
- a CDS encoding ABC transporter ATP-binding protein is translated as MAKFQDIVNYFRSYWKQSVFSITASSIYEVIDLVVPYAIGQILNVLSNQPLDKPLQSAIATFSDITNYPVNKTLSLGVLLGLIFVVTVVRAPTQPWLTNWFHWDIAFRSRREKNETAIAKVLTLPLEFYDENNPGRIAGRVARGISNHTFSYPEVAGQLIPKLARVLGIFVFILFIEWRIAILYLISFVIILSFSLKSLQQLIRYESRLDKYGEDTESRTSELITNIKTVKAFATEARELKRQKQRLDRELMVLDYRIHKGYTILGTWQRTVIQFCVFTILGLTLAATLNGRISIGHFVMTLTLSSMAYAELEPISNLAEIFARRYSPMLRFHEFLQEPTPSDSASLLEESNQTESPYKFTGKVELSHLTFGYDANRQVLQDINLLIEPYQTVALVGRSGSGKSTLVKLLLRYFEPQAGQILIDGQDIRTLNVGKYRRRLAIVHQEVDVFNGTILDNLTYGRPNASLEQVQEACRIARVDEVVQHLPKGYYTVVGERGVRLSGGQRQRLGIARALLVEPDVLIFDEATSSLDYESERSIQLAMRSIQGTCTTIVIAHRLSTVREADKIVVLEQGKIVEVGSHDELLRHEGIYRRLHSLQETGELLS
- the rpsP gene encoding 30S ribosomal protein S16, which translates into the protein MIKLRLKRFGKKREASYRIIAINNLARRDGRPLEELGFYNPRTDEVRLDVPGIVKRLQQGAQPSDTVRRILVKANVFEQVSATPTAAS
- a CDS encoding DUF6816 family protein, which encodes MLTIKAIWSFWLLLLFLLWGGDALAGELSERLANFPQWEKLTSVQSASGDLVYPEWMAGSWQVTSTLVDLAAPLAPDIITPGFEGNRRQLNQPVSFVVRFVKEQPYLSGLKILPQIDKKSPILVADRAFNSLNLARAYLGDEAVLLVKVDPDSPNRQITFLRSSRQLVSIVTARATETTPDGKFITTEVFQQLFKGGSRPYLNSVESTTAYHKLATANPAIEADQVTAVYLSPQDPDYFKAGSRPVALYRYRLEFIPAQMPTTPKE